The following coding sequences are from one Chloroflexota bacterium window:
- the lsrF gene encoding 3-hydroxy-5-phosphonooxypentane-2,4-dione thiolase translates to MDWGMENRLARVIQPDGHCLFMPIDHGYFQGPTTKLEEPGKTVEPLLPYCDAIFVTRGVLRSAINPKISTPIILRVSGGTSIVGKDLANEGITTSIEEAIRLNVAAVGISIFVGSEYERESLLNLVRLVDEGERYGIPVMAVTAVGKELERREARYLALCCRIAAELGARVVKTYWCENFEKVTRGCPVPVVMAGGPKVDTELEVLEFVHDGMQKGAVGVNLGRNVWQNEYPVAMVRALRAIIHENATPKEAFDLYNSLKSELVAAR, encoded by the coding sequence ATGGACTGGGGGATGGAAAACCGCCTGGCACGAGTGATCCAACCCGATGGACACTGTCTTTTCATGCCTATTGATCACGGCTACTTTCAAGGCCCTACCACCAAGCTGGAGGAGCCGGGCAAAACTGTTGAGCCATTGCTCCCTTATTGTGATGCCATCTTTGTTACCAGAGGAGTGCTTCGCTCAGCCATAAATCCCAAGATAAGCACACCGATCATTCTCAGGGTATCTGGTGGTACTAGCATCGTTGGGAAAGACCTGGCCAACGAAGGGATAACCACATCCATAGAAGAGGCTATTCGCCTCAATGTGGCGGCAGTAGGCATCTCCATCTTCGTTGGCAGCGAGTACGAGCGTGAATCCCTGTTGAACCTGGTAAGGCTGGTTGACGAAGGCGAAAGATATGGCATCCCGGTGATGGCGGTTACCGCCGTGGGTAAAGAGCTGGAGCGGCGGGAGGCCCGCTACCTGGCCCTGTGCTGCCGCATCGCTGCCGAATTGGGAGCACGGGTGGTAAAAACCTACTGGTGTGAGAATTTTGAGAAGGTTACCAGGGGTTGTCCGGTTCCCGTGGTTATGGCCGGTGGGCCTAAAGTGGACACAGAGCTTGAGGTTCTGGAGTTTGTGCATGATGGTATGCAAAAGGGTGCAGTTGGTGTGAATCTGGGGAGGAATGTCTGGCAGAATGAGTATCCTGTGGCCATGGTCAGGGCCTTGCGCGCCATTATTCACGAAAACGCCACACCAAAAGAGGCCTTTGATCTTTACAATAGCCTGAAAAGTGAGCTGGTGGCGGCGAGATAG
- a CDS encoding cellulase family glycosylhydrolase: MRTVGYVISAIATVVLSFASLPVAVAAQGMIETLYMSDRLDPDAPVITVFQPNTASVVAIVGFAGLVSGQNLTIKALDAGGIVVATYQHVISGQAGDVHRGILMARLIHSSASFPASLYRTEVSIDGQMSKSVAWTVRSIPTSVSSTGDVSAQLLNSPLAAVANTDARFGMANIFPDHTAVGGKEAQSSTRWMRLARDGGAVSNRLEFKWREIEARRGEFNYSAYDMVVKDNLDYGLVLTGILIDTPSWASITGGFGNQVPSNLYAPVFHADGSPNKDNYWGNFVYNTALRYKDAVLYWQIWNEPNLSRFWSATQAEYYQLLKVAYQAIKRADPKAKVILGGFSGYQDMRFLDGVLQVAKSDPAAKANNFYFDILSWHAYSRARQLFDGTNAYRDKLGAYGLYHPIWITESGIPAWDDHMVRGTDPRPYQWSATLDEQASYVIQSYAYALAASAGVVHYYRSSDTGEPEAWGMVRGDGSLRPAYIAYQVVTKYFQNVTRVILSHNMSGYDQVILERPGQRITALWASGPNPVEARVPASREQAILVDKFGQMAAIGARGDQYHLLLPPATANLGNSTDDYIIGGDPYLIVEDE; the protein is encoded by the coding sequence ATGAGAACTGTAGGGTATGTTATCTCTGCCATCGCCACGGTCGTCCTATCCTTCGCTAGCCTCCCTGTCGCTGTTGCCGCGCAGGGGATGATCGAGACTTTATACATGAGCGATCGCCTCGATCCGGATGCCCCAGTGATAACTGTTTTCCAGCCCAACACGGCCTCCGTAGTAGCGATCGTTGGCTTCGCCGGCTTGGTGAGCGGGCAAAACCTTACCATCAAGGCTCTTGATGCTGGCGGTATCGTCGTGGCCACGTATCAGCATGTTATCTCTGGACAAGCGGGCGATGTGCATCGTGGTATCTTAATGGCCCGCTTGATCCATTCATCCGCTAGTTTTCCAGCCAGTCTCTACCGTACTGAGGTGAGCATAGATGGGCAGATGAGCAAATCTGTGGCTTGGACGGTTAGATCCATTCCCACTTCTGTGTCCTCGACGGGTGATGTAAGCGCTCAGCTCCTTAATAGTCCTTTAGCGGCCGTGGCAAATACGGATGCCCGCTTCGGCATGGCCAATATCTTCCCAGATCACACTGCTGTTGGTGGGAAAGAGGCGCAGAGCAGCACACGATGGATGCGGCTGGCCAGGGATGGTGGAGCGGTGTCTAATCGTTTAGAGTTTAAGTGGCGTGAGATTGAGGCACGGCGGGGTGAATTCAACTACTCAGCCTATGATATGGTTGTCAAGGATAATCTCGACTATGGCCTGGTGCTGACAGGCATCCTCATTGATACCCCCAGTTGGGCCAGTATTACAGGGGGCTTTGGAAACCAGGTGCCCTCTAATCTCTATGCACCTGTGTTTCATGCCGATGGTTCACCTAACAAGGATAATTACTGGGGGAATTTTGTCTATAATACGGCCTTGCGTTACAAAGATGCGGTGCTCTACTGGCAGATTTGGAATGAGCCCAACCTGTCCCGATTCTGGTCGGCTACTCAGGCTGAATATTACCAGCTGTTGAAGGTCGCCTACCAGGCGATAAAAAGGGCTGATCCGAAGGCCAAGGTCATTTTGGGTGGATTTTCAGGCTACCAGGATATGAGGTTCTTAGATGGGGTTCTTCAGGTGGCTAAATCTGATCCTGCGGCCAAAGCGAACAATTTCTATTTCGACATACTATCCTGGCATGCTTATAGCCGAGCGCGTCAGCTGTTCGATGGGACCAATGCTTATCGGGATAAGCTTGGTGCTTACGGCTTATATCATCCGATTTGGATAACTGAATCGGGCATTCCGGCCTGGGATGACCACATGGTGCGCGGAACCGACCCTCGACCGTACCAATGGAGCGCTACACTAGACGAGCAGGCCTCTTACGTTATTCAATCCTATGCCTATGCTTTAGCGGCCAGCGCCGGCGTTGTTCATTATTATCGCTCAAGCGATACCGGTGAGCCGGAAGCCTGGGGTATGGTGAGAGGTGATGGCAGTCTTCGCCCGGCTTATATCGCCTATCAGGTGGTCACCAAATACTTTCAAAATGTGACAAGGGTCATTTTAAGTCACAATATGAGCGGTTATGACCAGGTGATTCTTGAACGTCCTGGTCAGAGGATCACGGCGCTATGGGCCAGCGGTCCTAATCCGGTTGAGGCCAGGGTTCCGGCCAGCAGAGAACAGGCTATCCTGGTCGATAAGTTTGGGCAAATGGCGGCAATCGGAGCGCGAGGGGATCAGTATCATCTCCTGTTGCCTCCGGCCACGGCCAATCTGGGCAATAGCACCGACGATTATATCATCGGTGGCGATCCCTACTTGATAGTAGAGGATGAATAA
- a CDS encoding DUF4760 domain-containing protein, with the protein MGEPTQRDVDVLLKLWELSIAERMQEAMAWMLSEFSAKDYTEFKEKYPRGSEGRRKFNLVCGNYELAGLLIARGLLNEDLYFDLIGGIEPLWGRVKGIMPGWRAESDPRMYENFEILHQHYLRWRESHPPKVTAR; encoded by the coding sequence ATGGGTGAGCCTACGCAACGCGATGTTGATGTTTTGCTCAAACTTTGGGAGCTGAGCATTGCGGAGAGGATGCAGGAGGCGATGGCTTGGATGCTATCGGAGTTCAGTGCCAAGGACTACACGGAGTTCAAGGAGAAGTACCCGAGAGGAAGCGAGGGGCGCCGCAAATTTAACCTTGTTTGTGGCAACTACGAGCTGGCCGGGCTGTTAATTGCAAGAGGTCTTCTTAATGAAGACCTCTATTTTGATCTGATCGGCGGTATCGAACCCCTCTGGGGCAGAGTCAAGGGGATAATGCCTGGTTGGAGGGCGGAAAGCGATCCCCGCATGTACGAGAATTTCGAGATCCTCCACCAGCATTATCTGAGGTGGCGAGAGTCTCACCCACCAAAGGTGACGGCCAGATAA
- a CDS encoding DinB family protein produces MDGELGLLLADLQTRRAEVLRRLGGLSEEQLERKVEWAGVERTVRFLLHRFADHEKEHIIQIRKARQNLGLPQSEAQMILSKAEETRGELIGALLGVSDEHLSKVTKEGEWTIREVLQHLCDTEKSFLDKIERACAKID; encoded by the coding sequence ATGGATGGCGAACTTGGGTTACTCCTGGCTGATTTGCAAACGAGACGGGCAGAAGTCCTCCGCAGACTGGGCGGCCTGAGCGAGGAGCAGTTGGAGCGAAAGGTGGAGTGGGCGGGGGTGGAGAGGACGGTTCGCTTCTTGCTTCATCGCTTTGCTGACCATGAGAAGGAGCATATTATTCAAATTAGGAAAGCTCGCCAGAATCTGGGATTGCCCCAAAGCGAGGCCCAAATGATTCTGTCCAAGGCTGAAGAGACGCGAGGCGAGTTGATCGGTGCATTGCTTGGAGTAAGCGATGAGCACCTGTCAAAGGTGACAAAGGAGGGGGAATGGACGATCAGGGAGGTGTTGCAACACCTCTGTGATACAGAGAAGTCCTTCTTGGACAAGATAGAGAGGGCTTGCGCTAAAATAGACTAA
- a CDS encoding acyl-CoA dehydrogenase family protein, translating into MNYFLSEQQQAIRDLARQIAEEKIRPVRAELDENEEFPWDLMKVLADAGMFNIFVPEKYGGLSGGTLDLCLVMEELSRVCSGVAISYAASALAAYPIEAFGSEEQKRKYLTDLGSGKRLGAFALTESSAGSDAAAIRTTADKDGNFYVLNGTKQFITNGGEAEIYVVIALTDKTKGPRGASAFIVEKGTPGFSFGRKEQKMGIRASATRELIFDDCRVPKENLLGREGMGFILALRNFDRARPGVAAQAVGIAQGALEAAVEYAKQRVQFGHPISSFQAIQHTLADMATQIEAARALVYASARMIDTGAKDFSKESAMAKLFATDVAMKVTIDAVQIFGGVGYMRDYPVEKMMRDAKITQIYEGTNQIQRNVIASELLKGKLM; encoded by the coding sequence ATGAACTATTTCCTCTCCGAACAGCAGCAGGCTATCAGAGATCTTGCTCGGCAGATTGCTGAGGAGAAGATAAGGCCGGTTAGGGCTGAGTTGGACGAAAACGAGGAATTTCCCTGGGACCTGATGAAGGTGCTTGCTGATGCGGGCATGTTCAACATCTTTGTGCCTGAGAAATACGGTGGCTTAAGCGGTGGAACGCTGGATTTATGTCTGGTGATGGAGGAGCTCAGCCGCGTTTGTAGTGGGGTGGCGATCAGTTATGCGGCCAGTGCTTTGGCCGCTTATCCTATAGAGGCTTTTGGCTCGGAAGAGCAAAAGCGCAAATATCTCACTGACCTCGGTTCTGGGAAAAGGCTCGGTGCCTTCGCCTTGACCGAATCTTCGGCGGGAAGCGATGCTGCAGCAATCCGTACCACAGCGGATAAAGATGGGAATTTTTATGTTCTCAATGGCACAAAGCAGTTCATCACCAATGGCGGTGAGGCGGAGATATATGTTGTCATAGCTTTGACCGATAAAACTAAGGGACCACGGGGGGCCAGCGCCTTCATTGTGGAGAAGGGTACCCCCGGCTTCTCCTTCGGCCGCAAAGAGCAGAAGATGGGGATTCGTGCCTCAGCTACCCGTGAGCTGATTTTTGATGATTGTCGTGTTCCCAAGGAGAATCTGTTGGGGCGGGAGGGCATGGGGTTTATCCTGGCCTTACGCAATTTTGACCGCGCTCGCCCCGGAGTGGCTGCGCAGGCCGTGGGCATCGCCCAGGGTGCCTTGGAGGCAGCCGTAGAGTATGCGAAGCAACGCGTCCAGTTTGGGCATCCGATCTCTTCGTTTCAAGCCATTCAGCATACGCTGGCCGATATGGCCACGCAGATCGAGGCTGCCAGGGCTCTGGTCTATGCGTCAGCCAGAATGATCGATACTGGAGCTAAGGATTTCAGCAAAGAGTCGGCTATGGCTAAACTCTTTGCTACAGATGTAGCTATGAAGGTGACTATTGATGCTGTCCAGATTTTTGGTGGTGTGGGCTATATGCGCGATTACCCAGTGGAAAAGATGATGCGTGATGCCAAGATTACTCAAATCTATGAAGGAACCAATCAGATCCAACGAAATGTTATTGCCTCAGAGCTACTGAAGGGAAAATTAATGTGA
- a CDS encoding GYD domain-containing protein, producing the protein MPIFVALGRATEEGMRNLGGFSQRHEQAVKRAESMGGKVLGSYALLGRYDYLVILECPDVETALKVLAREATGGNVRYETMIAIPIEEFAKIVERM; encoded by the coding sequence ATGCCCATCTTTGTTGCGCTAGGACGAGCAACAGAGGAAGGAATGCGTAACTTGGGAGGGTTCTCACAGCGCCATGAGCAGGCTGTCAAACGGGCGGAGTCTATGGGGGGTAAGGTACTTGGCAGCTATGCTCTCCTTGGCCGCTACGACTACCTGGTTATCCTCGAGTGTCCTGATGTGGAGACCGCACTGAAGGTGCTGGCGCGGGAGGCCACCGGGGGTAATGTTCGCTATGAGACGATGATCGCCATTCCGATCGAGGAGTTCGCTAAGATTGTGGAGAGGATGTAG
- a CDS encoding DUF4115 domain-containing protein, translating into MAKLGETLRMAREQRQLTLEDAERTTLIRQKILSAFEEENVAQLPPFVYARGLLKIYAEYLNLDANEMVRLLEQTYDLPKRYGVIPATKRISTNSPFTPALFVTIIILLGLSLLLLYLYQEYSSFVSSSGGVGTSATQPSGTVTSVAVLPTATPTATPWPSPTATPTPYPGVTIEAKIVDRTWLRVIVDGVMVFQGILEPGMTMTWAGKDKVFIRTGNAGGVEITHNGKKRGLMGSRGEVLDREWTRAQPAEGQP; encoded by the coding sequence GTGGCGAAGCTTGGTGAGACGCTGCGGATGGCACGGGAACAGAGGCAACTGACGCTGGAGGATGCTGAGAGAACAACGTTGATCCGGCAGAAGATTCTCTCTGCGTTCGAGGAGGAGAACGTTGCTCAGTTACCCCCGTTCGTCTATGCCAGGGGTCTTTTGAAAATCTACGCCGAGTACTTAAACCTGGATGCCAACGAGATGGTTCGGTTGTTAGAGCAGACGTATGATCTCCCCAAAAGGTACGGCGTCATCCCAGCGACGAAGCGCATTAGCACTAATAGCCCCTTCACCCCAGCCCTATTTGTCACCATCATTATCTTGCTCGGCTTGTCCTTATTGCTTCTTTATCTTTATCAGGAGTACAGCTCTTTCGTTTCTAGCAGTGGCGGTGTTGGGACTTCGGCTACTCAGCCCAGCGGTACCGTTACTAGTGTGGCCGTTCTGCCTACGGCTACACCGACTGCTACTCCCTGGCCCAGCCCTACAGCGACCCCTACACCATATCCGGGGGTAACGATCGAAGCTAAGATAGTCGACCGAACCTGGCTCAGGGTAATCGTGGACGGAGTGATGGTTTTTCAAGGAATACTTGAACCAGGTATGACGATGACTTGGGCAGGGAAGGACAAGGTATTTATTCGTACTGGTAATGCTGGTGGTGTTGAGATTACTCATAATGGTAAGAAGAGGGGGCTGATGGGTAGCCGTGGCGAAGTGCTTGACCGAGAGTGGACAAGGGCTCAACCGGCAGAGGGGCAGCCATAG